The following proteins come from a genomic window of Eulemur rufifrons isolate Redbay chromosome 24, OSU_ERuf_1, whole genome shotgun sequence:
- the SIGLEC10 gene encoding sialic acid-binding Ig-like lectin 10 isoform X4, with protein sequence MLLLLLLSLLLAGSQAQDPRFKLYMQGSVTVQEGLCVYVPCSISYPWIGWTDSTPAYGYWFKEGTDSKTDAPVATNNPDREVQTRTQDRFQLLGNPQSQSCSLVIRDARREDMGVYYFRVERGNYVLYNFRTAFSLEVTGTGPTTPHFSVLSLTPRPEDHDTDLTCRVTFPRSGVSTQRTVRLSVAYAPRDLAVSISWDNGPGTEQPQGTVPHAQAQKGQFLRLLCAADSQPPATLSWVLGDRVLSWSHPWGARTLGLELPGVRAGDSGRYTCLAENRLGSQNTSLELSVQYPPENLTVLVSQANRTVLETLGNDTSLLVLEGQSLRLVCVTLSNPPATLSWARGSQTLSPSQPSDPGVLELPRVQMEHEGEFTCHAQHPLGSLHVSLSLSVHYRKPPRSTALFNGVFLGIGITTVLFLCLTLITVKILWKKQIQAETPRPGLSRGSTILDYINVVPRTGPLARNRKATPTTPSRIPPPGTPSLESKNQKELHLVSLGCPGPELSTQDPEYENNPEELHYAGLNFPGNRPRPEAPRPKDTQEDYAEIRFH encoded by the exons atgctgctgctgctgctgctgtccttGCTGCTGGCCG GGTCCCAGGCTCAGGACCCGAGATTCAAGCTGTACATGCAGGGGTCAGTGACAGTGCAGGAGGGCCTGTGTGTCTATGTGCCCTGCTCCATCTCCTACCCTTGGATTGGCTGGACGGATTCTACCCCAGCTTATGGCTACTGGTTCAAAGAAGGGACTGACTCAAAGACTGATGCTCCAGTGGCCACAAACAACCCAGATCGAGAGGTGCAAACAAGGACACAGGACCGCTTCCAGCTCCTCGGGAACCCCCAGAGCCAAAGCTGCTCCCTGGTGATCAGAGATGCCAGGAGGGAGGACATGGGAGTATACTACTTTCGAGTGGAGAGAGGAAATTATGTACTTTATAATTTCAGGACAGCGTTCTCTCTGGAAGTGACAG GAACTGGGCCTACCACCCCCCACTTCTCCGTGCTCAGCCTCACACCAAGACCCGAGGACCATGACACCGACCTCACCTGCCGAGTGACCTTCCCCAGAAGTGGTGTCAGCACGCAGAGGACTGTCAGACTCAGCGTGGCCT ACGCCCCCAGAGACCTGGCTGTCAGCATTTCCTGGGACAACGGGCCAGGTACTGAG cagccccagggcacCGTCCCACATGCACAAGCCCAGAAAGGCCAGTTCCTGCGGCTCCTCTGTGCTGCTGACAGCCAGCCCCCTGCCACGCTGAGCTGGGTTCTGGGGGACAGAGTCCTGTCTTGGTCCCACCCCTGGGGCGCCAGAACCCTGGGCCTGGAGCTGCCCGGGGTGAGGGCTGGGGACTCAGGGCGCTACACCTGCCTAGCGGAGAACAGGCTTGGCTCCCAGAACACCAGCCTGGAACTCTCTGTGCAGT ATCCTCCAGAGAACCTGACAGTGTTGGTGTCCCAAGCAAACAGGACAG TCCTGGAAACCCTCGGGAATGACACGTCCCTCCTGGTCCTGGAGGGCCAAAGCCTGCGGCTGGTCTGTGTCACCCTCAGCAACCCCCCAGCTACGCTGAGCTGGGCCCGGGGGAGCCAGACCCTGAGCCCGTCCCAGCCCTCAGACCCGGGGGTCCTGGAGCTGCCTCGGGTCCAAATGGAGCACGAAGGAGAATTCACCTGCCACGCCCAGCACCCCCTGGGCTCCCTGCATGTCTCTCTCAGCCTCTCAGTGCACT ACAGGAAGCCACCCCGCTCAACAGCACTCTTTAATGGAGTATTTCTGGGAATCGGCATCACGACCGTCCTTTTCCTCTGCCTCACTCTGATCAC CGTGAAGATTCTGTGGAAGAAACAGATTCAGGCAGAGACTCCGAGGCCCGGGCTCTCACGGGGCAGCACGATCCTGGATTACATCAACGTGGTCCCTAGGACCGGTCCGCTG GCTCGGAATCGGAAGGCCACACCAACCACCCCTTCCCGGATCCCTCCTCCAGGCACGCCCTCCCTGGAATCAAAGAACCAGAAGGAGCTACACCTTGTTTCCCTTGGTTGCCCAGGACCTGAATTGTCCACTCAAGACCCAGAATACGAGAACAACCCGGAGGAGCTCCACTATGCTGGGCTCAACTTCCCGGGCAACCGACCCAGGCCTGAGGCCCCGAGGCCCAAAGATACCCAGGAGGATTATGCAGAAATCAGGTTCCACTGA
- the SIGLEC10 gene encoding sialic acid-binding Ig-like lectin 10 isoform X3: protein MLLLLLLSLLLAGSQAQDPRFKLYMQGSVTVQEGLCVYVPCSISYPWIGWTDSTPAYGYWFKEGTDSKTDAPVATNNPDREVQTRTQDRFQLLGNPQSQSCSLVIRDARREDMGVYYFRVERGNYVLYNFRTAFSLEVTALTQEPDVYIPETLEPGQPVTVICVFNWTFEECPAPFFSWTGTALSSRGTGPTTPHFSVLSLTPRPEDHDTDLTCRVTFPRSGVSTQRTVRLSVAYAPRDLAVSISWDNGPGTEQPQGTVPHAQAQKGQFLRLLCAADSQPPATLSWVLGDRVLSWSHPWGARTLGLELPGVRAGDSGRYTCLAENRLGSQNTSLELSVQYPPENLTVLVSQANRTVLETLGNDTSLLVLEGQSLRLVCVTLSNPPATLSWARGSQTLSPSQPSDPGVLELPRVQMEHEGEFTCHAQHPLGSLHVSLSLSVHYRKPPRSTALFNGVFLGIGITTVLFLCLTLITVKILWKKQIQAETPRPGLSRGSTILDYINVVPRTGPLARNRKATPTTPSRIPPPGTPSLESKNQKELHLVSLGCPGPELSTQDPEYENNPEELHYAGLNFPGNRPRPEAPRPKDTQEDYAEIRFH from the exons atgctgctgctgctgctgctgtccttGCTGCTGGCCG GGTCCCAGGCTCAGGACCCGAGATTCAAGCTGTACATGCAGGGGTCAGTGACAGTGCAGGAGGGCCTGTGTGTCTATGTGCCCTGCTCCATCTCCTACCCTTGGATTGGCTGGACGGATTCTACCCCAGCTTATGGCTACTGGTTCAAAGAAGGGACTGACTCAAAGACTGATGCTCCAGTGGCCACAAACAACCCAGATCGAGAGGTGCAAACAAGGACACAGGACCGCTTCCAGCTCCTCGGGAACCCCCAGAGCCAAAGCTGCTCCCTGGTGATCAGAGATGCCAGGAGGGAGGACATGGGAGTATACTACTTTCGAGTGGAGAGAGGAAATTATGTACTTTATAATTTCAGGACAGCGTTCTCTCTGGAAGTGACAG ccctgactCAGGAGCCAGATGTCTATATCCCGGAGACCTTGGAGCCTGGGCAGCCGGTGACAGTCATCTGTGTGTTTAACTGGACCTTCGAGGAATGTCCAGCCCCTTTTTTCTCCTGGACGGGGACTGCCCTCTCCTCCCGAGGAACTGGGCCTACCACCCCCCACTTCTCCGTGCTCAGCCTCACACCAAGACCCGAGGACCATGACACCGACCTCACCTGCCGAGTGACCTTCCCCAGAAGTGGTGTCAGCACGCAGAGGACTGTCAGACTCAGCGTGGCCT ACGCCCCCAGAGACCTGGCTGTCAGCATTTCCTGGGACAACGGGCCAGGTACTGAG cagccccagggcacCGTCCCACATGCACAAGCCCAGAAAGGCCAGTTCCTGCGGCTCCTCTGTGCTGCTGACAGCCAGCCCCCTGCCACGCTGAGCTGGGTTCTGGGGGACAGAGTCCTGTCTTGGTCCCACCCCTGGGGCGCCAGAACCCTGGGCCTGGAGCTGCCCGGGGTGAGGGCTGGGGACTCAGGGCGCTACACCTGCCTAGCGGAGAACAGGCTTGGCTCCCAGAACACCAGCCTGGAACTCTCTGTGCAGT ATCCTCCAGAGAACCTGACAGTGTTGGTGTCCCAAGCAAACAGGACAG TCCTGGAAACCCTCGGGAATGACACGTCCCTCCTGGTCCTGGAGGGCCAAAGCCTGCGGCTGGTCTGTGTCACCCTCAGCAACCCCCCAGCTACGCTGAGCTGGGCCCGGGGGAGCCAGACCCTGAGCCCGTCCCAGCCCTCAGACCCGGGGGTCCTGGAGCTGCCTCGGGTCCAAATGGAGCACGAAGGAGAATTCACCTGCCACGCCCAGCACCCCCTGGGCTCCCTGCATGTCTCTCTCAGCCTCTCAGTGCACT ACAGGAAGCCACCCCGCTCAACAGCACTCTTTAATGGAGTATTTCTGGGAATCGGCATCACGACCGTCCTTTTCCTCTGCCTCACTCTGATCAC CGTGAAGATTCTGTGGAAGAAACAGATTCAGGCAGAGACTCCGAGGCCCGGGCTCTCACGGGGCAGCACGATCCTGGATTACATCAACGTGGTCCCTAGGACCGGTCCGCTG GCTCGGAATCGGAAGGCCACACCAACCACCCCTTCCCGGATCCCTCCTCCAGGCACGCCCTCCCTGGAATCAAAGAACCAGAAGGAGCTACACCTTGTTTCCCTTGGTTGCCCAGGACCTGAATTGTCCACTCAAGACCCAGAATACGAGAACAACCCGGAGGAGCTCCACTATGCTGGGCTCAACTTCCCGGGCAACCGACCCAGGCCTGAGGCCCCGAGGCCCAAAGATACCCAGGAGGATTATGCAGAAATCAGGTTCCACTGA
- the SIGLEC10 gene encoding sialic acid-binding Ig-like lectin 10 isoform X5, translated as MLLLLLLSLLLAGSQAQDPRFKLYMQGSVTVQEGLCVYVPCSISYPWIGWTDSTPAYGYWFKEGTDSKTDAPVATNNPDREVQTRTQDRFQLLGNPQSQSCSLVIRDARREDMGVYYFRVERGNYVLYNFRTAFSLEVTVLSLTPRPEDHDTDLTCRVTFPRSGVSTQRTVRLSVAYAPRDLAVSISWDNGPGTEQPQGTVPHAQAQKGQFLRLLCAADSQPPATLSWVLGDRVLSWSHPWGARTLGLELPGVRAGDSGRYTCLAENRLGSQNTSLELSVQYPPENLTVLVSQANRTVLETLGNDTSLLVLEGQSLRLVCVTLSNPPATLSWARGSQTLSPSQPSDPGVLELPRVQMEHEGEFTCHAQHPLGSLHVSLSLSVHYRKPPRSTALFNGVFLGIGITTVLFLCLTLITVKILWKKQIQAETPRPGLSRGSTILDYINVVPRTGPLARNRKATPTTPSRIPPPGTPSLESKNQKELHLVSLGCPGPELSTQDPEYENNPEELHYAGLNFPGNRPRPEAPRPKDTQEDYAEIRFH; from the exons atgctgctgctgctgctgctgtccttGCTGCTGGCCG GGTCCCAGGCTCAGGACCCGAGATTCAAGCTGTACATGCAGGGGTCAGTGACAGTGCAGGAGGGCCTGTGTGTCTATGTGCCCTGCTCCATCTCCTACCCTTGGATTGGCTGGACGGATTCTACCCCAGCTTATGGCTACTGGTTCAAAGAAGGGACTGACTCAAAGACTGATGCTCCAGTGGCCACAAACAACCCAGATCGAGAGGTGCAAACAAGGACACAGGACCGCTTCCAGCTCCTCGGGAACCCCCAGAGCCAAAGCTGCTCCCTGGTGATCAGAGATGCCAGGAGGGAGGACATGGGAGTATACTACTTTCGAGTGGAGAGAGGAAATTATGTACTTTATAATTTCAGGACAGCGTTCTCTCTGGAAGTGA CCGTGCTCAGCCTCACACCAAGACCCGAGGACCATGACACCGACCTCACCTGCCGAGTGACCTTCCCCAGAAGTGGTGTCAGCACGCAGAGGACTGTCAGACTCAGCGTGGCCT ACGCCCCCAGAGACCTGGCTGTCAGCATTTCCTGGGACAACGGGCCAGGTACTGAG cagccccagggcacCGTCCCACATGCACAAGCCCAGAAAGGCCAGTTCCTGCGGCTCCTCTGTGCTGCTGACAGCCAGCCCCCTGCCACGCTGAGCTGGGTTCTGGGGGACAGAGTCCTGTCTTGGTCCCACCCCTGGGGCGCCAGAACCCTGGGCCTGGAGCTGCCCGGGGTGAGGGCTGGGGACTCAGGGCGCTACACCTGCCTAGCGGAGAACAGGCTTGGCTCCCAGAACACCAGCCTGGAACTCTCTGTGCAGT ATCCTCCAGAGAACCTGACAGTGTTGGTGTCCCAAGCAAACAGGACAG TCCTGGAAACCCTCGGGAATGACACGTCCCTCCTGGTCCTGGAGGGCCAAAGCCTGCGGCTGGTCTGTGTCACCCTCAGCAACCCCCCAGCTACGCTGAGCTGGGCCCGGGGGAGCCAGACCCTGAGCCCGTCCCAGCCCTCAGACCCGGGGGTCCTGGAGCTGCCTCGGGTCCAAATGGAGCACGAAGGAGAATTCACCTGCCACGCCCAGCACCCCCTGGGCTCCCTGCATGTCTCTCTCAGCCTCTCAGTGCACT ACAGGAAGCCACCCCGCTCAACAGCACTCTTTAATGGAGTATTTCTGGGAATCGGCATCACGACCGTCCTTTTCCTCTGCCTCACTCTGATCAC CGTGAAGATTCTGTGGAAGAAACAGATTCAGGCAGAGACTCCGAGGCCCGGGCTCTCACGGGGCAGCACGATCCTGGATTACATCAACGTGGTCCCTAGGACCGGTCCGCTG GCTCGGAATCGGAAGGCCACACCAACCACCCCTTCCCGGATCCCTCCTCCAGGCACGCCCTCCCTGGAATCAAAGAACCAGAAGGAGCTACACCTTGTTTCCCTTGGTTGCCCAGGACCTGAATTGTCCACTCAAGACCCAGAATACGAGAACAACCCGGAGGAGCTCCACTATGCTGGGCTCAACTTCCCGGGCAACCGACCCAGGCCTGAGGCCCCGAGGCCCAAAGATACCCAGGAGGATTATGCAGAAATCAGGTTCCACTGA
- the SIGLEC10 gene encoding sialic acid-binding Ig-like lectin 10 isoform X2, which produces MLLLLLLSLLLAGSQAQDPRFKLYMQGSVTVQEGLCVYVPCSISYPWIGWTDSTPAYGYWFKEGTDSKTDAPVATNNPDREVQTRTQDRFQLLGNPQSQSCSLVIRDARREDMGVYYFRVERGNYVLYNFRTAFSLEVTVLSLTPRPEDHDTDLTCRVTFPRSGVSTQRTVRLSVAYAPRDLAVSISWDNGPGTEQPQGTVPHAQAQKGQFLRLLCAADSQPPATLSWVLGDRVLSWSHPWGARTLGLELPGVRAGDSGRYTCLAENRLGSQNTSLELSVQYPPENLTVLVSQANRTVLETLGNDTSLLVLEGQSLRLVCVTLSNPPATLSWARGSQTLSPSQPSDPGVLELPRVQMEHEGEFTCHAQHPLGSLHVSLSLSVHYPPQLLGPSCSWEAEGLRCSCCSRAQPAPSLRWQLGEELWVGNGSHGAFTATSSSGGPWANSSLSLRGRLRSGLRLSCEAWNIHGTWSGTVLLLPDRKPPRSTALFNGVFLGIGITTVLFLCLTLITVKILWKKQIQAETPRPGLSRGSTILDYINVVPRTGPLARNRKATPTTPSRIPPPGTPSLESKNQKELHLVSLGCPGPELSTQDPEYENNPEELHYAGLNFPGNRPRPEAPRPKDTQEDYAEIRFH; this is translated from the exons atgctgctgctgctgctgctgtccttGCTGCTGGCCG GGTCCCAGGCTCAGGACCCGAGATTCAAGCTGTACATGCAGGGGTCAGTGACAGTGCAGGAGGGCCTGTGTGTCTATGTGCCCTGCTCCATCTCCTACCCTTGGATTGGCTGGACGGATTCTACCCCAGCTTATGGCTACTGGTTCAAAGAAGGGACTGACTCAAAGACTGATGCTCCAGTGGCCACAAACAACCCAGATCGAGAGGTGCAAACAAGGACACAGGACCGCTTCCAGCTCCTCGGGAACCCCCAGAGCCAAAGCTGCTCCCTGGTGATCAGAGATGCCAGGAGGGAGGACATGGGAGTATACTACTTTCGAGTGGAGAGAGGAAATTATGTACTTTATAATTTCAGGACAGCGTTCTCTCTGGAAGTGA CCGTGCTCAGCCTCACACCAAGACCCGAGGACCATGACACCGACCTCACCTGCCGAGTGACCTTCCCCAGAAGTGGTGTCAGCACGCAGAGGACTGTCAGACTCAGCGTGGCCT ACGCCCCCAGAGACCTGGCTGTCAGCATTTCCTGGGACAACGGGCCAGGTACTGAG cagccccagggcacCGTCCCACATGCACAAGCCCAGAAAGGCCAGTTCCTGCGGCTCCTCTGTGCTGCTGACAGCCAGCCCCCTGCCACGCTGAGCTGGGTTCTGGGGGACAGAGTCCTGTCTTGGTCCCACCCCTGGGGCGCCAGAACCCTGGGCCTGGAGCTGCCCGGGGTGAGGGCTGGGGACTCAGGGCGCTACACCTGCCTAGCGGAGAACAGGCTTGGCTCCCAGAACACCAGCCTGGAACTCTCTGTGCAGT ATCCTCCAGAGAACCTGACAGTGTTGGTGTCCCAAGCAAACAGGACAG TCCTGGAAACCCTCGGGAATGACACGTCCCTCCTGGTCCTGGAGGGCCAAAGCCTGCGGCTGGTCTGTGTCACCCTCAGCAACCCCCCAGCTACGCTGAGCTGGGCCCGGGGGAGCCAGACCCTGAGCCCGTCCCAGCCCTCAGACCCGGGGGTCCTGGAGCTGCCTCGGGTCCAAATGGAGCACGAAGGAGAATTCACCTGCCACGCCCAGCACCCCCTGGGCTCCCTGCATGTCTCTCTCAGCCTCTCAGTGCACT ACCCCCCGCAGCTGCTGGGCCCCTCCTgctcctgggaggccgaggggctgCGCTGCAGCTGCTGCTCGAGAGCCCAGCCGGCCCCCTCCCTGCGCTGGCAGCTCGGGGAGGAGCTGTGGGTGGGAAACGGCAGCCATGGCGCCTTCACGGCCACCTCCAGTTCAGGTGGGCCCTGGGCCAACAGCTCCCTGAGCCTCCGAGGCAGGCTCAGATCGGGCCTCAGGCTCAGCTGCGAGGCCTGGAATATCCACGGCACCTGGAGCGGCACCGTCCTGCTACTGCCAG ACAGGAAGCCACCCCGCTCAACAGCACTCTTTAATGGAGTATTTCTGGGAATCGGCATCACGACCGTCCTTTTCCTCTGCCTCACTCTGATCAC CGTGAAGATTCTGTGGAAGAAACAGATTCAGGCAGAGACTCCGAGGCCCGGGCTCTCACGGGGCAGCACGATCCTGGATTACATCAACGTGGTCCCTAGGACCGGTCCGCTG GCTCGGAATCGGAAGGCCACACCAACCACCCCTTCCCGGATCCCTCCTCCAGGCACGCCCTCCCTGGAATCAAAGAACCAGAAGGAGCTACACCTTGTTTCCCTTGGTTGCCCAGGACCTGAATTGTCCACTCAAGACCCAGAATACGAGAACAACCCGGAGGAGCTCCACTATGCTGGGCTCAACTTCCCGGGCAACCGACCCAGGCCTGAGGCCCCGAGGCCCAAAGATACCCAGGAGGATTATGCAGAAATCAGGTTCCACTGA
- the SIGLEC10 gene encoding sialic acid-binding Ig-like lectin 10 isoform X1: MLLLLLLSLLLAGSQAQDPRFKLYMQGSVTVQEGLCVYVPCSISYPWIGWTDSTPAYGYWFKEGTDSKTDAPVATNNPDREVQTRTQDRFQLLGNPQSQSCSLVIRDARREDMGVYYFRVERGNYVLYNFRTAFSLEVTALTQEPDVYIPETLEPGQPVTVICVFNWTFEECPAPFFSWTGTALSSRGTGPTTPHFSVLSLTPRPEDHDTDLTCRVTFPRSGVSTQRTVRLSVAYAPRDLAVSISWDNGPGTEQPQGTVPHAQAQKGQFLRLLCAADSQPPATLSWVLGDRVLSWSHPWGARTLGLELPGVRAGDSGRYTCLAENRLGSQNTSLELSVQYPPENLTVLVSQANRTVLETLGNDTSLLVLEGQSLRLVCVTLSNPPATLSWARGSQTLSPSQPSDPGVLELPRVQMEHEGEFTCHAQHPLGSLHVSLSLSVHYPPQLLGPSCSWEAEGLRCSCCSRAQPAPSLRWQLGEELWVGNGSHGAFTATSSSGGPWANSSLSLRGRLRSGLRLSCEAWNIHGTWSGTVLLLPDRKPPRSTALFNGVFLGIGITTVLFLCLTLITVKILWKKQIQAETPRPGLSRGSTILDYINVVPRTGPLARNRKATPTTPSRIPPPGTPSLESKNQKELHLVSLGCPGPELSTQDPEYENNPEELHYAGLNFPGNRPRPEAPRPKDTQEDYAEIRFH, encoded by the exons atgctgctgctgctgctgctgtccttGCTGCTGGCCG GGTCCCAGGCTCAGGACCCGAGATTCAAGCTGTACATGCAGGGGTCAGTGACAGTGCAGGAGGGCCTGTGTGTCTATGTGCCCTGCTCCATCTCCTACCCTTGGATTGGCTGGACGGATTCTACCCCAGCTTATGGCTACTGGTTCAAAGAAGGGACTGACTCAAAGACTGATGCTCCAGTGGCCACAAACAACCCAGATCGAGAGGTGCAAACAAGGACACAGGACCGCTTCCAGCTCCTCGGGAACCCCCAGAGCCAAAGCTGCTCCCTGGTGATCAGAGATGCCAGGAGGGAGGACATGGGAGTATACTACTTTCGAGTGGAGAGAGGAAATTATGTACTTTATAATTTCAGGACAGCGTTCTCTCTGGAAGTGACAG ccctgactCAGGAGCCAGATGTCTATATCCCGGAGACCTTGGAGCCTGGGCAGCCGGTGACAGTCATCTGTGTGTTTAACTGGACCTTCGAGGAATGTCCAGCCCCTTTTTTCTCCTGGACGGGGACTGCCCTCTCCTCCCGAGGAACTGGGCCTACCACCCCCCACTTCTCCGTGCTCAGCCTCACACCAAGACCCGAGGACCATGACACCGACCTCACCTGCCGAGTGACCTTCCCCAGAAGTGGTGTCAGCACGCAGAGGACTGTCAGACTCAGCGTGGCCT ACGCCCCCAGAGACCTGGCTGTCAGCATTTCCTGGGACAACGGGCCAGGTACTGAG cagccccagggcacCGTCCCACATGCACAAGCCCAGAAAGGCCAGTTCCTGCGGCTCCTCTGTGCTGCTGACAGCCAGCCCCCTGCCACGCTGAGCTGGGTTCTGGGGGACAGAGTCCTGTCTTGGTCCCACCCCTGGGGCGCCAGAACCCTGGGCCTGGAGCTGCCCGGGGTGAGGGCTGGGGACTCAGGGCGCTACACCTGCCTAGCGGAGAACAGGCTTGGCTCCCAGAACACCAGCCTGGAACTCTCTGTGCAGT ATCCTCCAGAGAACCTGACAGTGTTGGTGTCCCAAGCAAACAGGACAG TCCTGGAAACCCTCGGGAATGACACGTCCCTCCTGGTCCTGGAGGGCCAAAGCCTGCGGCTGGTCTGTGTCACCCTCAGCAACCCCCCAGCTACGCTGAGCTGGGCCCGGGGGAGCCAGACCCTGAGCCCGTCCCAGCCCTCAGACCCGGGGGTCCTGGAGCTGCCTCGGGTCCAAATGGAGCACGAAGGAGAATTCACCTGCCACGCCCAGCACCCCCTGGGCTCCCTGCATGTCTCTCTCAGCCTCTCAGTGCACT ACCCCCCGCAGCTGCTGGGCCCCTCCTgctcctgggaggccgaggggctgCGCTGCAGCTGCTGCTCGAGAGCCCAGCCGGCCCCCTCCCTGCGCTGGCAGCTCGGGGAGGAGCTGTGGGTGGGAAACGGCAGCCATGGCGCCTTCACGGCCACCTCCAGTTCAGGTGGGCCCTGGGCCAACAGCTCCCTGAGCCTCCGAGGCAGGCTCAGATCGGGCCTCAGGCTCAGCTGCGAGGCCTGGAATATCCACGGCACCTGGAGCGGCACCGTCCTGCTACTGCCAG ACAGGAAGCCACCCCGCTCAACAGCACTCTTTAATGGAGTATTTCTGGGAATCGGCATCACGACCGTCCTTTTCCTCTGCCTCACTCTGATCAC CGTGAAGATTCTGTGGAAGAAACAGATTCAGGCAGAGACTCCGAGGCCCGGGCTCTCACGGGGCAGCACGATCCTGGATTACATCAACGTGGTCCCTAGGACCGGTCCGCTG GCTCGGAATCGGAAGGCCACACCAACCACCCCTTCCCGGATCCCTCCTCCAGGCACGCCCTCCCTGGAATCAAAGAACCAGAAGGAGCTACACCTTGTTTCCCTTGGTTGCCCAGGACCTGAATTGTCCACTCAAGACCCAGAATACGAGAACAACCCGGAGGAGCTCCACTATGCTGGGCTCAACTTCCCGGGCAACCGACCCAGGCCTGAGGCCCCGAGGCCCAAAGATACCCAGGAGGATTATGCAGAAATCAGGTTCCACTGA
- the SIGLEC10 gene encoding sialic acid-binding Ig-like lectin 10 isoform X7, with translation MLLLLLLSLLLAGSQAQDPRFKLYMQGSVTVQEGLCVYVPCSISYPWIGWTDSTPAYGYWFKEGTDSKTDAPVATNNPDREVQTRTQDRFQLLGNPQSQSCSLVIRDARREDMGVYYFRVERGNYVLYNFRTAFSLEVTVLSLTPRPEDHDTDLTCRVTFPRSGVSTQRTVRLSVAYAPRDLAVSISWDNGPDPPENLTVLVSQANRTVLETLGNDTSLLVLEGQSLRLVCVTLSNPPATLSWARGSQTLSPSQPSDPGVLELPRVQMEHEGEFTCHAQHPLGSLHVSLSLSVHYRKPPRSTALFNGVFLGIGITTVLFLCLTLITVKILWKKQIQAETPRPGLSRGSTILDYINVVPRTGPLARNRKATPTTPSRIPPPGTPSLESKNQKELHLVSLGCPGPELSTQDPEYENNPEELHYAGLNFPGNRPRPEAPRPKDTQEDYAEIRFH, from the exons atgctgctgctgctgctgctgtccttGCTGCTGGCCG GGTCCCAGGCTCAGGACCCGAGATTCAAGCTGTACATGCAGGGGTCAGTGACAGTGCAGGAGGGCCTGTGTGTCTATGTGCCCTGCTCCATCTCCTACCCTTGGATTGGCTGGACGGATTCTACCCCAGCTTATGGCTACTGGTTCAAAGAAGGGACTGACTCAAAGACTGATGCTCCAGTGGCCACAAACAACCCAGATCGAGAGGTGCAAACAAGGACACAGGACCGCTTCCAGCTCCTCGGGAACCCCCAGAGCCAAAGCTGCTCCCTGGTGATCAGAGATGCCAGGAGGGAGGACATGGGAGTATACTACTTTCGAGTGGAGAGAGGAAATTATGTACTTTATAATTTCAGGACAGCGTTCTCTCTGGAAGTGA CCGTGCTCAGCCTCACACCAAGACCCGAGGACCATGACACCGACCTCACCTGCCGAGTGACCTTCCCCAGAAGTGGTGTCAGCACGCAGAGGACTGTCAGACTCAGCGTGGCCT ACGCCCCCAGAGACCTGGCTGTCAGCATTTCCTGGGACAACGGGCCAG ATCCTCCAGAGAACCTGACAGTGTTGGTGTCCCAAGCAAACAGGACAG TCCTGGAAACCCTCGGGAATGACACGTCCCTCCTGGTCCTGGAGGGCCAAAGCCTGCGGCTGGTCTGTGTCACCCTCAGCAACCCCCCAGCTACGCTGAGCTGGGCCCGGGGGAGCCAGACCCTGAGCCCGTCCCAGCCCTCAGACCCGGGGGTCCTGGAGCTGCCTCGGGTCCAAATGGAGCACGAAGGAGAATTCACCTGCCACGCCCAGCACCCCCTGGGCTCCCTGCATGTCTCTCTCAGCCTCTCAGTGCACT ACAGGAAGCCACCCCGCTCAACAGCACTCTTTAATGGAGTATTTCTGGGAATCGGCATCACGACCGTCCTTTTCCTCTGCCTCACTCTGATCAC CGTGAAGATTCTGTGGAAGAAACAGATTCAGGCAGAGACTCCGAGGCCCGGGCTCTCACGGGGCAGCACGATCCTGGATTACATCAACGTGGTCCCTAGGACCGGTCCGCTG GCTCGGAATCGGAAGGCCACACCAACCACCCCTTCCCGGATCCCTCCTCCAGGCACGCCCTCCCTGGAATCAAAGAACCAGAAGGAGCTACACCTTGTTTCCCTTGGTTGCCCAGGACCTGAATTGTCCACTCAAGACCCAGAATACGAGAACAACCCGGAGGAGCTCCACTATGCTGGGCTCAACTTCCCGGGCAACCGACCCAGGCCTGAGGCCCCGAGGCCCAAAGATACCCAGGAGGATTATGCAGAAATCAGGTTCCACTGA